TTTTATCACTCTTTATATGATTGATTAACGCTAAAAATCTTTCTGTAGAATTGATTGAAAGATTCTTGAGCGTTTCAAGTTTATCGATAAGTTTCGGGTTAAGAGAGCATTTGGATAGTTCTTTCTGGATTAAGATCTTCGATATAGTATCCGTAATAGAGGTAAAATTGTCTATAGAGATACAGCAGCTTCCCATGCATAGAGACCGAGATCTTTCAGAGTGAGCTTTTAGGCTCTTCATCCTTTAGACCGTGATCTGTTGCTGCCCACATCATCATCTAGATTTCTATAGATTTTCATAACTTATAACTTTTCAAAATCACTTCGCTATGTACAAAATGAAAAGATGTCATATTAAAGCTAATGGGTAGAGATATGAAAAATATTTTTGTTGTAGTATCATGAAATTAACTACATGGCTTTCTAGGTGTTAGTAATGGTCGAGAAACCCTGTGATGATAGCTACATCATTATCAAGGGTAAAGTTATTGATGGATTAGGTGAAGGTGCTAGATACGTTCAGCTATACAGTAACAATATATCAAGAGTTTTGGGAATAAAGCCTTATCCAGGAACACTGAATATTCTTGTAGATAGAGAGTACACGAAAATTATTGAATTGGTTTTTAGCGTCGATAAACCAATGTATACACTTCCTCCACCTATGGAAGGTTTCGGCAAAGTTTACGTATGGAAAGCATATATAGACTGTTTACAGGTATATATAGTAAGACCTGAAATAACATTGTATAGCAGTCAAGTTCTTGAAATAATATCCAATGTATTTCTTAGAAAAACATTAGGTAAAAGATCTGGAGACAGTATAGATATTGTTGTTACTCATAGTGGAATTGCACCATGCTTCTGTCTATAAGGCTACAACAATACTTATTTTCTTTAGAGTACAAACAGCAAAGTGATGTGTGAATAGTATGGCTATCGAGAAGCATAGGTTTTGGAAATTTATGGATCTAGGTATAGATCCATATATAAATGAATACAGATATGATGTTGATACAGATGTTAGAACGTTAAAGAAGGTTTATAGCAATCTTAGTAATGGCGAGATATCTCCAGATATGTACAGTATTGCTGGTAGACTTATGGGTATAAGAAGGCATGGCAAGATAGTTTTCGGTGTACTAGATGATTCAACTGACACTATTCAGCTTGTTTTTCGTCATGATGTGCTAGGGGGGGAACAGTGGAAAGTTGTTGAATTGATCAATGTTGGCGATATTATTGGTGTAAAAGGAAAACCTATGAGAACACTTAGAGGGGAATTTTCATTATTAGTTGAAGAGATGAAGATTCTTTCTATAGCTTGGAGAGAGTACCCGGAGAAATGGCATGGTTTAGCAGATCCTGATAAGAGGTATAGAATGAGATACCTAGATATAATGCTAAATTCTAAATCAAGAAAAGCTATTATTGTTACTCATAGAATTGAGAAGAGCTTCAGGGATTTCCTAGACAACAGAGGATTTATAGAGGTTCATACACCAAAGCTTCAACCCATATATGGAGGTGCATTAGCTAGACCCTTCATAACGAAAATGTATGCTCTAGATAGAACAGTATACTTAAGTATAGCTCCTGAAACATACCTAAAGAGATGTGTCGTAGGGAATTTGTTCAAAGTATATGAGATATCTGTATGTTTCAGAAACGAAGATATAGATGCACAACACTATCCTGAGTTCATTCAAATAGAAATATACCAAGCATTTGCTGATTGGAACGATATGATGAAACTTGTAGAAGAAATGGTTTCAA
This sequence is a window from Ignisphaera sp.. Protein-coding genes within it:
- a CDS encoding DUF120 domain-containing protein, whose product is MVEKPCDDSYIIIKGKVIDGLGEGARYVQLYSNNISRVLGIKPYPGTLNILVDREYTKIIELVFSVDKPMYTLPPPMEGFGKVYVWKAYIDCLQVYIVRPEITLYSSQVLEIISNVFLRKTLGKRSGDSIDIVVTHSGIAPCFCL
- the lysS gene encoding lysine--tRNA ligase — its product is MAIEKHRFWKFMDLGIDPYINEYRYDVDTDVRTLKKVYSNLSNGEISPDMYSIAGRLMGIRRHGKIVFGVLDDSTDTIQLVFRHDVLGGEQWKVVELINVGDIIGVKGKPMRTLRGEFSLLVEEMKILSIAWREYPEKWHGLADPDKRYRMRYLDIMLNSKSRKAIIVTHRIEKSFRDFLDNRGFIEVHTPKLQPIYGGALARPFITKMYALDRTVYLSIAPETYLKRCVVGNLFKVYEISVCFRNEDIDAQHYPEFIQIEIYQAFADWNDMMKLVEEMVSNAIKEVFGDYVIEIEKNDEKIELNFKPPWTRIGLEDSIEIYGGIKVKDKSIEELIDVAKSLEINIEDARRGKIIEKIFEKIVEPKLIQPTYVTLYPRDISPLARPYREDPRYAERFEIFINGLEIGNGYSELNNPIVQYYFFKKEEELRSRHTEKMGKEIEYHPLDKDYVRTLEYGMPPTAGVGIGIYRLVMVTLELQSIKDVIPFTIVEQDEFLTIAEKNNDIMSYYINKFKLDKY